From the Phyllostomus discolor isolate MPI-MPIP mPhyDis1 chromosome 7, mPhyDis1.pri.v3, whole genome shotgun sequence genome, one window contains:
- the SNAI2 gene encoding zinc finger protein SNAI2 translates to MPRSFLVKKHFNASKKPNYSELDTHTVIISPYLYESYPMPVIPQPEILSSGAYSPITVWTTAAPFHSPLPNGLSSLSGYASSLGRVSPPSPSDTSSKDHSGSESPISDEEERLQSKLSDPHAIEAEKFQCNLCNKTYSTFSGLAKHKQLHCDAQSRKSFSCKYCDKEYVSLGALKMHIRTHTLPCVCKICGKAFSRPWLLQGHIRTHTGEKPFSCPHCNRAFADRSNLRAHLQTHSDVKKYQCKNCSKTFSRMSLLHKHEESGCCVAH, encoded by the exons ATGCCGCGCTCTTTTCTGGTCAAGAAGCATTTCAACGCCTCCAAAAAGCCAAACTACAGCGAACTGGATACAcacacag tgATTATTTCCCCATATCTCTATGAGAGTTACCCCATGCCTGTCATACCACAACCAGAGATCCTCAGCTCAGGAGCATACAGCCCTATTACCGTGTGGACTACAGCAGCTCCATTCCATTCCCCACTACCTAAtggcctctcttctctttccgGATACGCCTCATCCTTGGGGCGAGTGAGTCCCCCTTCTCCATCTGACACCTCATCCAAGGACCACAGTGGCTCAGAAAGCCCCATTAGTGATGAAGAGGAAAGATTACAGTCCAAGCTTTCAGACCCACATGCCATTGAAGCTGAAAAGTTTCAGTGCAATTTATGCAATAAGACCTATTCAACTTTTTCTGGGCTAGCCAAACATAAGCAGTTGCACTGTGATGCCCAGTCTAGGAAATCTTTCAGCTGTAAATACTGTGACAAGGAATATGTGAGCCTGGGTGCCCTTAAGATGCACATTCGGACCCACACCTTACCTTGTGTCTGCAAGATTTGTGGCAAGGCATTTTCCAGACCCTGGTTACTGCAAGGACACATTAGGACTCACACTG gggAGAAGCCTTTTTCTTGCCCTCACTGCAACAGAGCATTTGCAGACAGATCAAATCTGAGGGCTCATCTGCAGACCCACTCTGATGTAAAGAAATACCAGTGCAAAAACTGCTCCAAAACCTTCTCCAGAATGTCTCTTCTGCACAAACATGAGGAATCTGGCTGCTGTGTAGCGCACTGA